One genomic window of Candidatus Eisenbacteria bacterium includes the following:
- a CDS encoding 2-oxoacid:acceptor oxidoreductase family protein has translation MAVEVLKKPRTFYDSYQRKPGTDKITTHYCPGCGHGNLHKLIAEALDEMGLSDRTIFISPVGCSVFAYYYFDVGNVQVAHGRAPAAATGIKRAHPDKIVITYQGDGDLAAIGWNNVFHAANRGEHITVFFVNNAIYGMTGSQMAPTSLVGQKTMTSPRGRDPRNEGYPIKVCEILSVLESPAYIERVSLADTKSINQTRKAVRKALQCQVDGKGFSLVEVLSPCPTGWRMEPRDAKRWVADVLTQNFKLGVFKDVTSERAPYFFKDPDGAPPFDEIKRILGWEEKEKESPLPKVFPSPENRNPQFKIAGFGGQGILVLGLVLAEAGMRQGYQVSWLPSYGPEMRGGTANCHVILSDSKVGSPLVSRPTVLIAQNRPSLEKFESDVVPGGLILYESSLIDRPPQRSDVRVLPVPAAKLADDLGDTRVSNMVALGALIEYTCVVSKEAVLQAIPISVPRKDFYELNRKALETGMEYARSLKK, from the coding sequence ATGGCAGTTGAAGTTCTGAAGAAACCACGCACATTCTACGACAGTTACCAAAGGAAACCTGGGACGGACAAGATCACGACTCACTACTGTCCCGGTTGCGGGCACGGCAATCTTCACAAATTGATCGCCGAGGCCCTCGACGAAATGGGTCTGAGCGACAGGACCATTTTCATTAGCCCCGTGGGTTGCAGCGTGTTCGCCTACTATTACTTCGACGTCGGCAACGTACAGGTTGCTCACGGAAGAGCTCCAGCGGCCGCGACCGGTATCAAGCGCGCTCATCCCGACAAGATCGTGATAACGTACCAGGGCGACGGTGACCTCGCGGCGATAGGATGGAACAACGTGTTCCACGCCGCAAACAGGGGCGAACACATCACGGTGTTTTTTGTCAACAACGCGATTTACGGCATGACGGGAAGCCAGATGGCGCCGACCAGTCTCGTCGGGCAGAAGACGATGACGTCGCCCAGGGGAAGGGACCCCAGGAACGAAGGATATCCCATAAAGGTCTGCGAGATCCTCTCCGTACTGGAAAGTCCTGCGTACATAGAGAGAGTCTCTCTCGCCGACACGAAGTCCATCAATCAGACACGGAAAGCTGTGAGAAAGGCTCTCCAGTGCCAGGTTGACGGAAAGGGGTTTTCGCTTGTCGAAGTCCTTTCTCCTTGTCCGACGGGTTGGAGAATGGAACCGCGCGACGCAAAACGCTGGGTCGCCGACGTGCTAACACAAAACTTCAAGCTCGGGGTCTTCAAGGACGTGACTTCGGAAAGGGCTCCCTATTTCTTCAAAGACCCTGACGGTGCGCCACCATTTGACGAGATAAAGAGAATTCTCGGTTGGGAAGAGAAGGAGAAAGAGTCGCCTCTCCCGAAAGTCTTTCCGTCTCCGGAGAACAGAAACCCGCAGTTCAAGATAGCAGGCTTTGGCGGCCAGGGGATTCTCGTTCTCGGGCTAGTGCTCGCCGAGGCCGGAATGAGACAGGGGTATCAGGTGAGCTGGCTGCCCTCATACGGGCCGGAAATGCGTGGCGGCACCGCGAACTGCCACGTCATTCTGAGCGATTCCAAGGTGGGCTCACCGCTTGTATCGCGCCCCACGGTGTTGATCGCACAGAACAGACCTTCTCTTGAGAAGTTCGAGTCTGACGTCGTCCCGGGAGGCCTCATTCTCTACGAGAGCTCGCTCATCGATAGACCTCCGCAGAGAAGTGACGTGAGAGTGTTGCCGGTGCCGGCTGCGAAACTTGCCGACGACCTCGGTGACACGAGAGTGTCGAATATGGTTGCACTCGGAGCCCTGATAGAATATACATGTGTCGTCTCAAAGGAGGCCGTTCTCCAAGCCATCCCCATTTCCGTGCCGAGAAAGGACTTCTATGAACTCAACAGGAAGGCTCTCGAGACGGGAATGGAGTACGCGCGCTCTCTCAAGAAGTGA